The genome window CAGCGTTCACTTTAGAGGCTCCCTGAGGAGCTTTTAGTTGCCAGAGCTTGAGAGTAGTCTACATTATCAACTGGCGCAATAATAAGATTAGGTTTATTATCATAGACAAAgcttttcataattaattggGATTTCTCAGAGGGCTCAAATCTATGTTAATGAATTTGAATTCCCTTTTTGGGGAGAAGCGCACGTTTATTTGTGGCTTCTTATCAGCAAGTTATCAGACTTATCAACTGGGCATCCGTTTATCCACAGACACTCAAATATAACTGAGGCCCCAACCCGCCCCGTGGATGGGGGATTAGTCATCATGCAGGTGCTGCCTGGTCTTATCTAATCTATTCCTCCGTCTGTCGACTTGAACATTGAGTATACGCAATCTTTGCTCGCATTTCTACCTCATTTGTCAATCCAATGAGATCGTCTCACAAAATagtaacaattaaataattataatacgtaaattaaaatgcattagaCACAAACGAAACTGAAATAAGCCATGTCAAATTTATGGAGTAAATGTGTGATCAAGTTTTTCAAATACGCTCCCAGCTATGTGGGTAAGTCCTCTTCTTTACCTTGACCAACGGGATCAACTATATCAGCTTAATCCGATCTTTGTGCAGTGTGCTTGTGCTTTCTTCCCGCCGGATTCATCTTTGGCTACACGATCTGCGCCTTCATTGCCGAACGCAAACATGACGGAAATCTCATCGATTATGGACCTTTGATTTTGGGCGCTTGTTTGGCTTTCGTCAGTGCTTTGTGCTTTTTCCTGATCAAATATCTGAAGAAATGCATCATCTACTGGCAGCCACTGCTTCTCATAGCGACTGgagttttcaatttgattgcaaGTTGCTTCTACTTTGCCGATGGATTTGGTAAGAGCTAAAGCATTTCCACTTTTCTCAATTGAGCAGTCTTTGTTACTTGTTCTTTTCGCTTTGTTTCGAAAATTCTTTGTTATAATCTGTTTTTCACTTTCACctgagaaaatttaattttattatgcttcctaatatattttgtaaaagttCGATCAAACTATATTTGCACCTCAAACTTTCAAcactatttaaattatttattttgaaatattttggaatGCTCATTCAAAATCTTTCTTTTTGGAACTGTTCCtaagtttaacaaaaaaaaacatcaaattctAAAATACGAGTAGCAAACAATTCCAACTTCAGTTTAAAGAAATGTTATGTTTCTATTTCTTGTAAGGGAACTCAACTCATCTGAACCAGATTTATATTTCCTACCCTTTGTTGGTACTTGGTTTCCCTTTTGAAGCTACGTTTCAATGCTTTTTTATTAACTCCATGGAActgcttttaatattatagcagcgtataaaattcaataattactttcactttttcattttagagCCTCTCCTAAATGTACAGAAGTACGTCAAATTCAATATTCCAATATAAACTGCTTCTATGTACAAATCTAAAACTAAAGAAAGAACAATAGGGGCATTATGCATGTTATTCAACCAGTAATCGCTTCCATACTTGTGTTGAATCCGTATTCAGCACCTGCTGAATGTTTGTGAATACTAAATTTTCTGCGTTTGATAAAAACAGTCCGTCTTAGGGTATCCACACTATTTGTAAGATCGTTACCAGAATTGGGCATATTTGATGCTATTAAATGTCCACAATTATAAGCAAACAATGATCGACAAGAACTCAAATAGCAAGCTCAGCGTAAGAGCTTAAAGCTTGTGCTTATATATAAGACTTTAGAATTACTTGATCTTTAGTCGAGCCAGCTAATTAATTCCTAAACTATACATcactgcctctctctctctctctctgtctctctctcactcactctttttatctctttcttttatatatatatctgtaactttttttttatctctgTCATTCTTTCGTTGCTTAGATCACGTGGGTGCCTATATGTCGTATGTGGCACACAGTCTGACATTTGTGGCCGGATATGGATTCCTGCACACGATCAGCTCGAAAGTAAGCCGATCCCTGATGATTTCCGGCTGTTGTAGCTGCTATCTGGGGGGCATCTCATCGGCTGTGAGCCTGATCGGAGCCTCGTACGTGAAGAATCTGAATGAATATGCGGGACAAGCGGCGACAACGGAGCAACTGATCGATGGCATCTATGTGAACTTTGCAGCCACATATTTATCGATATCGGCCGTCATGTTGGCTGTACTCATTGGCCTGAAAGTGTTGCATGTGCTCGGCACAGTTGACATGACCAATAGTCTGGATAATGATCTGAGaattgccaatgccaatggcaGCATCTTTGAGCCAAGAGCGGAGGTCATCAAAAAGTTGCAGTTCTTTTATGTGACCAAGAATCAACAATGGCATGTGACCTTGTTGCTTCTCTTCACCGAGGCTGTGCAATATGCATTGTTCATCTATTTGGTGTTTTGGTTTGCCTTGAATGATGCAATGCGCTTGCATGATTTGGCCCACATTGATGCCATGTTTTGGGTCATCTTTGCCGGCAGCGTGTTGGCCATCATTTGCCTATGTTTCTACTCGGCCAAGGTGCAATTTGTTAGcacacagttgttgttgctgctgatcaCGGTGCTGGGCATGATCATTTATGGCACAACCGGTTCCAAGGTGACATTCTGGTTTCTCCTACTGCTCTTTGGCATGTCGTACTCCAGCCAACAGATTGTGCTCCTGGAGGTCACACATCTTCGCTTCACCGAGTGCATCATCTTTGCCTCCTACACTATGAAGTTGATCAGCGTCAGTGTGgtttattattactttgtGGCGAATGTGGAGAACTCGTATTTCTATTCGGTGGATGAGAACACACTGATGGCCCAAGGATTCGTTTTTATGATAATCACAGCTCTGGTTGCCCTCGTGGTGGGCATGAAGGTGCCGAGAACGCATCGCACCAAGTTGCAGGATATACAGTGTGAGGTGTATGGCATTATCTTCATGAAGCATCAGATTGAACAGTTGAATGTGCGTTGGCTAAATGATGGCACCATACCGACCATTAGCCAATGATGCACTGCATCAAtaagcattgttgttgttgtattgattattttatgtatacgTATATTAAAGTTAGTTATTTGTTAACGTTTaatgcaaacaatttgcacGGCTGCCGTGTGATCCCGACAAAAATGGCTGGAGCAGGCGGAGACATTGGCACACGGCGTCACCTGGTAATGACGCTCCTCTGCAggcacaacaaacaacaggcAATTAATTATATCAATTAACATGTTCAAATGATGATGGAGAAACTCACCCAGTTGCTGCATGAATTTGTGAAGTGTGTCCACATTTCTGACGGTGCTGGCCAGCAGCATTTGGCATCGATTCTTGCGGAGATTAAAGATGTAATCGAGTGCATGCAGCAGTGACTCGAACTGTGTATCATCGTAGATGACATCGGCAGCGAGCAGCAGGTCGGGTGTGGCATACTCTGACCAAGGGAACTGCGAAACCTGATCCCAACGCAACTGGGCACATTTGGGGGCCAGTTCACTGTTCGCTGGCTCATCCTGGAAATTGAGTGCAATGTTGTCCCGCATCAGCTGCACACAAGGAGCGCTGCCATCAGTGAGCAGCACTTGACCAACTGGCAGTTGCAGTGACCGCTGCTTGAGCAGAATTCCCAGCAATCCCGCACCGGCGCCAAGTTCCAGCACATTCTTTGCATTCAGCAGACTGGAATGTTCCAGCAGATAGTCGGCCAAGGCCAAAGCTGCCTCCCAGGTGCACAGTCCCGTGGTGCCCTCGCTGACAAAGCTGTTGCACTCCTTTAGAGTGATGTGCTCCTCCGGCTGCAGCACATAATGTTTGTAGGCATAAGTGGAACTTGTGGAACCTGTTGAACTCGTGGCATCTTCGTCAAGTGTCGCCTTGGCCAACTGGCCACACAGACTGTCGTAGATGTCGTCGTGCAGCTCTTCGTGATCCTTGAGCAGCTGCATCAGACGCTTCACGAACGCCTCCTGGTAACTGCGACGTACTGGAAACCGTTGATTCAACGGATGCGCACAGGTTGCCGCTATCAAAGCGCGTTGCGCATCCAGATCCAGCGGCAATTGCAGCGTCTAATGAAACCAAGTGGCAAATCTCGTATCTGTCGAATCTCGAATTTccttatatgtttatttatttatacctaCCGACCAGGCCATCTTGTTAACTGGATAACAGCATAAAAATTGCTGATGCAGTTTCCCAAACTTGGTGCAGTCCATTGAAATAGCTTTCtgtaaatgaatgaatgcacACTGTCCACCGTCCACAAGCCGCGATCAATCGATCGATCTGGCAACCTTGCTGATGAACAACAAACAGCtggcaaatcagctgttcgacCTAACAGCCATTTTCACTTCTTGTGGGCGGCCGTGTGGCAGcctaaacaaaaagaaatgaaataaataataataattttaacacAAATAATGCAGAATGTGGTAAAAAGTAACAAGGCAATCTAAGGATTTCATatcaaaagttaattaaatgtattcaaagttaaattaatgagtaacaaaattaatcacttaataaattcaattttctttaccaaataattttaaatttcataatttcaataatttaatttcactaTTCATTGACGCTATTTGtaacactaaaaaaatatgtatgacttataactttaattatgcttacatatttatatgacccaaatataattgttattagtGCAACAAGTTCAGTTTTTATTactttgtaaatttttctaaaataaaatattctagTAAAAGCGCGTccacaaatattatttatttttgtaattaagaCCTATATTTTTATGGCTCGAATGGAGTAGACCAGAAAACGTTCGCCGACGGAAAGTTTTCTATGAAATAGTTGTCAAATTCTTCTGCTTCTCTTTACTGcgcctttttttatatatggaTTTAAGACTTACCAGAACATTTTCTGGTCTAATCGATACGGGTACAGTTGTGTTTTTTGAAGtctactttaaatttttatgtgaCAAATCACATTTAGAGCATTTCGAAGTCCAAGTTCCTTATGCTTGTATGTACTTATGTACTTATTTACACGGATGTAATAgaattttatcttatttacttaaatattaactAGCTGCAAGTTGAAGCTTCAAAATTTCCCTGCTGTCagcatttgtaaaatatttattttcatacatatattttactttaccACGGTTGAAATATATGTAGTAAGCAGATTAACTTGGTTCATTAGCGAATAAACTTTATACACATTCATAAGATAAGCAGCATATCAAGGTCGACTgtaaaataagagaaaaaaacaagaataattaaataccTTAACGAGATAGACTAAAAACTGAGTTTCTCTGTGTAGACCAATAGATGGCGCTAGTTGGCCCCTTAATAAATGCACTTGGCGTCATACAAAAGCTCACCCAAATTTCACACAGATACAAGCACCCATTGcaggcagacacacacacatacacagacagaaAGTTGACGTGAGAGCAACGTTTGATGTTTTGTGGCAACTGTACTCTGTACTTCtacaatataaaaagaaattcgaataaaaaagaaatttttttttggttttttcgcTAGAAAAAACcgtttatttaagtttttgtttttttgtgggatttttgTTTGCATGTTCTATTGAACGTGTGTTTCTTGTAACTAAAACAGCAAAgtaattattcattttttttgttcctttttGTGTGTTGAATGCAACAAAACTATGCAACTTCATTAATTTGCAAATCTCTgtactttgttgttgtcagtgcATTATTGGAGGGGTTATTTGTCAGTTTATATATCGTATGAATATCTTGGATGTACCATAAACATTTATGTCAAATTATTTGAGttgtctgtatatatatagatatttatgtatataatagaTTAGATCATCGTATTGGATCGTGTTTAATACAATGTGTGTTACATTTATAATCTATTATAAGAGAATGctattacaaatattatgtttaagttgttgattattttgcatgttttgtttctgttcacaaattgtttttgtttgacattttatttataatttttgtctattttcttttaacttGTTCATGGATCCTGTTGTTTGTGGCTATCATCGATTTTGCCTAAAcgtataaaatgcatttaaatctaaaacttatttaatcaTCTACGACGTCCATTCGCCTTGTGGCTGATGGGCCAGCCAAAAGTTTCCGTAtcattcattatatttatgtatatattattattattattatatgttaaGTTGTGTGTTTTactcaaaatatatgtaagattaagtggaaaaaaaatgtaattatgtatttaataatatatttatatatagatgcAGCTTTTATGTGTACTCTTTTCTGAtgtgtttgctgtttgttggcCAATTGTTTGTGGGATGTTGTTTTATTGGCCTGGCCGCCCGCTGTTGGCGTTGCGTCTTGTGGAGACGCGATGCGGTTGCAGCCAATTGTTGACACCGATGACATTGCGCTGCCAATGGAAACGTTGCACACACTCGCCCAGTAATGATCTTTAATGGCGACCTGCAACCGCACAGTGGCTTCTTTCGGTTACATTTGTACCACTGTGAAGTCAGAGATTATGTCGCAACACTTCCAATTGCAGCACGTTGCACACACTatgttggagttggagttggcgACCTTTGAGCTGCAACTGCATCCCATCAAAGAATCCAGGACGATGGCGTCAGCCAACGCAACGCGAACGGCGGGCGACGAACAAACTTAATAactaatatacatttataatagcaataataataataagaattacagatattaattataatatttatatagattatgtttctttatatatatatacatatatatgggtgtatatatatatttatatagcaaAAGTATTAAGTTACAGacgattgttgttgccactggcTAGGCTATACAATTACATATATTcacttatatatatgtatgtatagatatatttatgcatatgttGTGTAAGTTATAATGAAATCAATCTTAATttgacaaatattattaaattgttgttgcatttcttGATTGTTATGTTTATATTCCATTTGTTTCGAttcataaatcaaatttctaTGCATGATATAATGTGAATGTGATTTTTGTGTGTActtgtttgttgtgttgtttttgtttttgtttatgtttatgttgttgttgttggtatgaTCAGCATCTTGCCACGCTTCTTAAGCACGCTCGCCACGAATGCGACGCGCCAACTGAATATCCTTGGGCATAATGGTCACACGCTTGGCGTGAATGGCGCACAAGTTGGTGTCCTCAAACAAACCAACCAAATAGGCCTCCGATGCTTcctgcaaacagacaaacagacagacacaaaTTAGTCATGTTGCCAACGCACATGATGTGGCAATATACTCACCTGAAGAGCACCAATGGCAGCCGACTGGAAACGCAGATCGGTCTTGAAATCTTGGGCAATTTCACGCACCAAACGCTGGAAGGGCAACTTGCGGATGAGCAACTCGGTCGACTTCTGGTAACGACGGATCTCACGCAGAGCAACGGTACCGGGACGATAGCGATGGGGCTTCTTTACGCCACCGGTAGATGGTGCCGATTTACGAGCAGCCTTGGTGGCCAGCTGTTTACGTGGAGCCTTTCCTCCGGTGGATTTACGAGCGGTCTGCTTGGTACGAGCCATCTTACTTTAAATCTCGGACAAATTCTGCaaagaaatttaagtttagcttttattaaattttctatttcactttattgttatttattttcttagttGTTCACTGAGAGAGATAACGGATATTGTGATTGTTacttgaatatacatatattcaaagGGTCGGTCTTTCAATGCCTCCTTAGACTTtcttaaaagaatattttcaatattgacattaatttctagACATTTTgcgtcaaaatatctctgatatagttatcaaacctcAACTAGACATTGATAAACCGGCTAATCAAATTGTTTAACCCATATTATCTTTAACTCTTTTTAGTAAGTTTGATCCTTACGCTTACGCTTTACAGTTTCAAGTTCGTTGCAAGTTAAAATGCGGTGCGACAATGCGACGCATAGCGCCGCAGCGCTGGCGTGCAACTGAAGCGAATGTGGCAACTGTGGCTCTAATGAAAGCAACCAACATAGCGTCAAAAAGCGAGGGTTGAAATAATCTTCTACCTCAACCTCAGCTTCGACTTCAGCTTCAGCAGCTGCAGAAATTTTCCTTTTGTTCAGATATTCGTGCTGTGCGTTTTTCCTTAGCTATTTGGTTGGGCTGGCTATTGGGCCTGTTTTCTGGGAACACTTCACAGCTTCCACTTCAATTGCGACTtcgtctgctgctgctgcagcccACAGCTTGAAGTGCCCACTTGAACCATTGTGTGAGTGCATATACCTTTTATACTCTCGCAGAGGGTATAACCATTTCAGCACGAAATGTGTAGCGCATTTAAGTAGGCGTTAATAATTGTTTcgtcaaaaaatatatgctttTCAAAttggttttctatttttttaacatagttAATCTTAATGAATCTCATTATtcctattttcttttttcaaataaCGTAACACTAATTgctatataaatgtatgtatgtatgatatATATAGAATTTTCTCAGTttcaaagaaatataaaaaaattaaaatcaattacatTATCATATAGAACAATCAGTCAGTTCAAATTTAACCTTTGGTATGCAAATCATTCAggtttatctttttttaagatattttaacaaataccTCAAAATGTTATCTTATACATTCTGGCTAGATTTGGCTTAAATatgatacatttgtatgtagcTGTCAAAGGAACAATCAgttcaaattgaaatacagggtatcaaatcttTGTCATGCCGAaaatacctatttatactgttttttcttatatatgtatctgtttgtgtgtgtcttgctttaattttattttttgaattcaaCTGCctgcttttgttgcctttCTTTTTGTGCTGCGCCACTTGAGCGTCGTGAATTTTGCGTTTTGCTTCTTTCTTTATCCGCGTGGAATCAATTATGTTGAAGTAATGAGTtgtagtttttagttttagatctacacacacacatacataacatACATGGACATACAAGCAGCGCATTCGCCTGTAAATTATGCACAAGACTTTCTAtgagaagaacaacaaaaatggtTAACGCTAGCGCCACTAGAGTGaaactaaattaaacaaaagcagcaacaacatttgagCAAAACTTTTACAGTAAGCCGAAAAATTGCATACCCTTACAATACATTAGTATTGTAAACTACTCgctaaaacacaaaaacaggACACCTACCAttaaaagaaaggaaaatcaTAAATCAAGAATATGTAATCATATCGGCGAAAAGTTGAGCACAGAAGCCATAAactattgttgagttttattttgagcaaaaaaatataaatcatttataataaatatttttagttttattttttttgataaaaactaatcattatttttgaaaataatgtatttaaaaaaaatatatattaatcattatttacagttactgctttaaataaatattattatttacagtccctgctttaaataaatattattattcggATATCCACATAAGAATTCGATTTTATACAACATATTTCCTAAATACAAGTTTTTATCTGAGTGCAAACAGAACAAATCGACAACagaaaatctattaaaattgttctGCTGAACAGCAGCGATATACAATCATGATGCCAAGATTCATCACCAATATTTTCCGATTGGTATGCTTTATCgatgataaaaatattaacaaaagcaCACAAGATTGGTTGTCAGAGTAAATGCAAACAAAGCTCTAAACGCTATGCTGTCTATCTTTAGGAGAAATGGGTtgcaaaagtattttaaattttttttcatatcatATTTATGTGTGCATAAGGAATGTCACATGATAGAAGATCATCTTAAGTTAAACTGCAGCTAAGCCGAAAGATTAAACAGAATGCGACTGCAGTATTatcaaaatgtatataaacacacacacatgtgttcaaaatataatatttaatcacGAACCTAACACACATTTATACTGCTTCATGTTTCCTTAAGATCATTGCACATTTCATAACAATATTAGTAAGCAGTACATGTGAAGGAAAACAAACCCCAAAAACTCTTGGCGCACCATTAATACGCCGAATGTGTAAGCGGGCTGGCAATATGGCTCACAAAGCGCAAACATTGCGCCAATAACAATAGAAACTTAGAGCGACAGAGAGGTCTGTAGTTACatatagagagagggagagcgaaCTGAGCGAGCACAGGGAGCGAAAGG of Drosophila innubila isolate TH190305 chromosome X, UK_Dinn_1.0, whole genome shotgun sequence contains these proteins:
- the LOC117786859 gene encoding uncharacterized protein LOC117786859, whose product is MSNLWSKCVIKFFKYAPSYVVCLCFLPAGFIFGYTICAFIAERKHDGNLIDYGPLILGACLAFVSALCFFLIKYLKKCIIYWQPLLLIATGVFNLIASCFYFADGFDHVGAYMSYVAHSLTFVAGYGFLHTISSKVSRSLMISGCCSCYLGGISSAVSLIGASYVKNLNEYAGQAATTEQLIDGIYVNFAATYLSISAVMLAVLIGLKVLHVLGTVDMTNSLDNDLRIANANGSIFEPRAEVIKKLQFFYVTKNQQWHVTLLLLFTEAVQYALFIYLVFWFALNDAMRLHDLAHIDAMFWVIFAGSVLAIICLCFYSAKVQFVSTQLLLLLITVLGMIIYGTTGSKVTFWFLLLLFGMSYSSQQIVLLEVTHLRFTECIIFASYTMKLISVSVVYYYFVANVENSYFYSVDENTLMAQGFVFMIITALVALVVGMKVPRTHRTKLQDIQCEVYGIIFMKHQIEQLNVRWLNDGTIPTISQ
- the LOC117786868 gene encoding protein-lysine N-methyltransferase EEF2KMT, whose product is MDCTKFGKLHQQFLCCYPVNKMAWSTLQLPLDLDAQRALIAATCAHPLNQRFPVRRSYQEAFVKRLMQLLKDHEELHDDIYDSLCGQLAKATLDEDATSSTGSTSSTYAYKHYVLQPEEHITLKECNSFVSEGTTGLCTWEAALALADYLLEHSSLLNAKNVLELGAGAGLLGILLKQRSLQLPVGQVLLTDGSAPCVQLMRDNIALNFQDEPANSELAPKCAQLRWDQVSQFPWSEYATPDLLLAADVIYDDTQFESLLHALDYIFNLRKNRCQMLLASTVRNVDTLHKFMQQLEERHYQVTPCANVSACSSHFCRDHTAAVQIVCIKR
- the LOC117793967 gene encoding histone H3.3A, whose amino-acid sequence is MARTKQTARKSTGGKAPRKQLATKAARKSAPSTGGVKKPHRYRPGTVALREIRRYQKSTELLIRKLPFQRLVREIAQDFKTDLRFQSAAIGALQEASEAYLVGLFEDTNLCAIHAKRVTIMPKDIQLARRIRGERA